In a genomic window of Halorussus salinus:
- a CDS encoding DUF7269 family protein, which translates to MKRYRLVSGAAGVVALGVALALGGGPAGGVVGALLAALGNDYFVVAAFAGVGLLVALSAVASGGGGALEQTETPTPERPVTAPVAGDAVDDALDSRTALLPVVGDERREELRERLRTVAIETQVRRGDCSREEAERRLDSGTWTDDGEAAAFLAGENPGVEARLLALARGEPWGRRGARRAVSELLDADDRGRSGEGER; encoded by the coding sequence ATGAAACGCTACCGACTCGTCTCGGGGGCCGCGGGCGTGGTCGCGCTCGGGGTCGCGCTCGCGCTCGGCGGCGGCCCCGCGGGCGGGGTCGTCGGCGCGTTGCTGGCCGCGCTCGGCAACGACTACTTCGTGGTCGCGGCCTTCGCGGGGGTCGGACTGCTCGTCGCCCTCTCCGCAGTGGCGTCCGGCGGGGGCGGCGCGCTCGAACAGACCGAGACGCCGACCCCCGAGCGCCCCGTGACCGCACCGGTCGCGGGCGACGCGGTGGACGACGCCCTCGACAGCCGAACCGCGCTCCTCCCGGTCGTCGGCGACGAGCGCCGCGAGGAGCTACGCGAGCGACTCCGCACGGTCGCAATCGAGACGCAGGTCCGGCGGGGCGACTGCTCGCGCGAGGAGGCCGAGCGACGCCTCGACAGTGGGACGTGGACCGACGACGGCGAGGCCGCCGCGTTCCTCGCCGGGGAGAATCCCGGCGTCGAGGCCCGCCTGCTGGCGCTGGCCCGCGGCGAACCGTGGGGCAGGCGCGGCGCTCGGCGAGCCGTGAGCGAACTTCTCGACGCCGACGACCGGGGTCGCTCCGGGGAGGGCGAGCGATGA
- a CDS encoding aldo/keto reductase, whose protein sequence is MTDTESLDLDFVQMGGTGLQTSELQFGTWRFGKETEEGNVEIGEERAHELLDAYADAGGRYIDTADVYGGGESEEWIGDWLEDRDRERYTIASKIYWQIRDGDPNSRGTNRKNLRHRAEKILDRLDTDYVDVLYIHRWDDQTSAREMMKTLNGLVEDGMVNYLGASTLRPNAWKVAKANEIARAEGWEPFTVLQPRYNLVDREIEGDYLEMARQEDLAVCPWSPLGQGFLTGKYSREDGLTGESRAAESSRFEEAYLTEENFDLHDELDAVADEVDATPAQTALAWLEHREGVTAPIVGARTVEQLEENLAAAEIDLSDEQVGRLTEAKGGPYAGL, encoded by the coding sequence ATGACAGACACAGAGTCGTTGGACCTCGATTTCGTCCAGATGGGCGGGACCGGTCTTCAGACGAGCGAACTCCAGTTCGGCACGTGGCGCTTCGGCAAGGAGACCGAGGAGGGCAACGTCGAAATCGGCGAGGAGCGCGCCCACGAACTCCTCGACGCCTACGCCGACGCTGGCGGGCGATACATCGACACCGCCGACGTGTACGGCGGCGGCGAGTCCGAGGAGTGGATCGGCGACTGGCTGGAGGACCGCGACCGGGAGCGGTACACCATCGCCTCCAAAATTTACTGGCAGATTCGAGACGGCGACCCGAACAGTCGCGGCACGAACCGGAAGAACCTCCGACACCGCGCCGAGAAGATTCTCGACCGCCTCGACACCGACTACGTGGACGTGCTGTACATCCACCGCTGGGACGACCAGACCTCCGCGCGCGAGATGATGAAGACGCTGAACGGTCTCGTGGAGGACGGCATGGTCAACTACCTCGGTGCCTCGACGCTCCGGCCGAACGCGTGGAAGGTCGCGAAGGCGAACGAAATCGCCCGCGCCGAGGGCTGGGAGCCGTTCACCGTCCTCCAGCCGCGCTACAACCTCGTGGACCGCGAAATCGAGGGGGATTACCTCGAAATGGCCCGGCAGGAAGACCTCGCGGTCTGTCCGTGGAGTCCGCTCGGGCAAGGCTTCCTCACCGGGAAGTACTCCCGCGAGGACGGCCTGACCGGCGAGTCGCGCGCCGCCGAGTCGAGTCGCTTCGAGGAGGCCTACCTCACCGAGGAGAACTTCGACCTCCACGACGAACTCGACGCGGTGGCCGACGAGGTGGACGCGACCCCGGCCCAGACCGCGCTCGCGTGGCTGGAACACCGCGAGGGCGTGACCGCGCCCATCGTCGGTGCCCGGACCGTCGAGCAGTTGGAGGAGAACCTCGCGGCCGCCGAAATCGACCTCTCGGACGAGCAGGTCGGGCGACTCACCGAGGCGAAGGGCGGTCCGTACGCCGGACTCTGA
- a CDS encoding outer membrane lipoprotein-sorting protein, which produces MALQPSSRTFATLAVVLVVAFSGCSAVQFGQQDMTAEEIGEKAQEKYDEIGVYTGTMTTEMVIGNDTRTTTAKVWANQSGNELRHEYRSPEPMNGTVLVSNGSTMWMYNATENEVRKTDIPQLGVQGATPDYGKVVDNILENYDVSYEGSEKIGDRSTHVLALTPKENSSLAGVIGKMTIWFDKETWFPVKRHSVASFDNESIETTMTYSNLTFDADVPADTFEFEPPADAEVVETEMPDTYEHDTVEQADANVSFDVSEPGQIPGDYELETVRTTFMDGNATASLTYQNESGTLSVSQSNRTSSVGTSEGETVTVGSVEGTYDEFGSTGIVQWSCDGTTYTVSGSLPKSDLLAVADSLACE; this is translated from the coding sequence ATGGCCCTCCAGCCATCATCACGAACGTTCGCCACCCTCGCGGTGGTCCTCGTTGTCGCGTTCAGCGGTTGCTCCGCTGTCCAGTTCGGACAACAGGACATGACCGCCGAGGAGATCGGCGAGAAGGCACAGGAGAAGTACGACGAGATCGGCGTCTACACCGGAACGATGACGACCGAGATGGTTATCGGTAACGACACCCGGACGACCACGGCGAAGGTGTGGGCGAACCAGTCGGGCAACGAGTTGCGCCACGAGTACCGCTCGCCGGAGCCGATGAACGGGACGGTACTCGTCTCGAACGGCTCGACCATGTGGATGTACAACGCCACGGAAAACGAGGTACGCAAGACCGACATCCCGCAACTCGGCGTGCAAGGAGCGACGCCCGACTACGGGAAGGTCGTGGATAACATCCTCGAAAACTACGACGTATCGTACGAAGGCTCCGAGAAAATCGGCGACCGGAGTACGCACGTCCTCGCGCTGACGCCCAAGGAGAACAGTTCGCTAGCGGGCGTTATCGGGAAGATGACCATCTGGTTCGACAAGGAGACGTGGTTCCCGGTCAAGCGCCACTCCGTCGCCTCGTTCGACAACGAGAGTATCGAGACGACGATGACCTACAGCAATCTGACGTTCGACGCCGACGTTCCGGCCGACACGTTCGAGTTCGAGCCACCGGCTGACGCCGAGGTCGTCGAGACCGAGATGCCCGACACCTACGAACACGACACCGTCGAGCAAGCCGACGCGAACGTCTCGTTCGACGTGAGCGAACCCGGCCAGATTCCGGGCGACTACGAACTCGAAACTGTCCGGACGACGTTCATGGACGGCAACGCCACGGCGTCGCTGACCTACCAGAACGAGAGCGGGACCCTCTCGGTCTCCCAGTCGAACCGCACCTCCTCGGTCGGAACGAGTGAGGGCGAGACCGTCACCGTCGGTTCCGTCGAGGGCACCTACGACGAGTTCGGTTCCACTGGCATCGTGCAGTGGAGTTGCGACGGGACGACCTACACCGTCTCCGGGTCGCTTCCGAAGTCGGACCTCCTCGCGGTCGCGGACTCGCTCGCCTGCGAGTAA
- a CDS encoding DUF7344 domain-containing protein, with product MNLKLNDTGPVVGRGHDGGPGDDLSDDQTYELLANARRRACVRHLQRRERGSAAGDAAVPVRDLADAVADSLAEDDAASDGLRQSVYTSMSQHHLDKLDGCDVVEYDREERSVATGPNFEAVTRVSVRDEGDHRSVGTVALATSTLTVATLTATAVSSPQLPTAPLVGVAALNLLPVGVFLQTRFERAR from the coding sequence ATGAACTTGAAACTGAACGACACCGGGCCGGTCGTCGGGCGGGGTCACGACGGCGGACCGGGCGACGACTTGAGCGACGACCAGACCTACGAACTCCTCGCCAACGCGCGACGCCGGGCGTGCGTCCGCCACCTCCAGCGCCGCGAGCGCGGAAGCGCGGCCGGGGACGCGGCCGTTCCGGTTCGGGACCTCGCCGACGCCGTCGCCGACTCGCTCGCCGAGGACGACGCGGCGTCCGACGGCCTGCGCCAGAGCGTCTACACCTCGATGTCCCAACACCACCTCGACAAACTCGACGGCTGTGACGTGGTGGAGTACGACCGCGAGGAGCGGTCGGTCGCGACCGGGCCGAACTTCGAGGCGGTCACGCGCGTCTCGGTCCGCGACGAGGGAGACCACCGGAGCGTCGGCACGGTCGCGCTGGCGACGAGTACGCTGACCGTCGCGACGCTCACCGCCACTGCCGTCTCGTCGCCGCAACTGCCGACCGCGCCGCTCGTTGGGGTCGCCGCCCTGAACCTCCTCCCGGTCGGTGTCTTTCTCCAGACCCGGTTCGAGCGAGCGCGGTAG
- a CDS encoding orc1/cdc6 family replication initiation protein: MADGDDDQSLSQSIKGRLQQGVQNSVFREKGLLDPDAVIDEDRIVGRDEQLDDIITYLRPAVQGNRPPNMLLYGPSGTGKSLIINAVCQQVLELANAQGDQFGVIKINCQTIKSHDRAVYRLVENAATEAGVGVGIPESGISTDQKLNRFYEVLSHHFDSVIIILDEVDLLVGRQRDPNDEPAYSKLLYQLSRASQLGRIDGHVSVAALTNDPRFMEDLDGRAESSFNPQDVVFPDYDANQLQAILERRRDAYQEGVLEDGIIPLSAAFAAQDHGDARKAIDLFRKAGEIADRRGEETVCEEHVRDAQEEAERDRTLTQMQGLSTQKKLSLYATASVAVHSQRNLNAVPSTVAYRVYQYITDLLDADEKSRDSYLRYMSEAETYNFVTSEKRGRGYGSGVHKEYTFIDDPEVVAETLQADIRLEEVERDENLIESVVNSQIADFFDGE; encoded by the coding sequence ATGGCCGACGGCGACGACGACCAGTCTCTTTCCCAGTCGATCAAAGGGCGTCTGCAACAAGGCGTTCAGAACTCCGTGTTCCGAGAGAAGGGGCTCCTCGACCCCGACGCCGTCATCGACGAGGACCGAATCGTCGGTCGTGACGAGCAGTTGGACGACATCATCACCTACCTCCGGCCAGCGGTTCAGGGCAACCGTCCGCCGAACATGCTCCTGTACGGCCCGTCGGGGACCGGGAAGTCGCTCATCATCAACGCGGTCTGCCAGCAGGTGCTGGAACTGGCCAACGCTCAAGGCGACCAGTTCGGCGTCATCAAGATCAACTGCCAGACCATCAAATCCCACGACCGCGCGGTGTACCGCCTCGTGGAGAACGCCGCGACCGAGGCCGGAGTCGGCGTCGGCATCCCCGAGAGCGGTATCTCGACCGACCAGAAGCTCAACCGATTCTACGAGGTCCTGAGCCACCACTTCGACTCGGTCATCATCATCTTAGACGAGGTGGACCTGCTGGTCGGCCGACAGCGCGACCCGAACGACGAACCGGCCTACTCGAAACTGCTGTATCAACTCTCGCGAGCCTCCCAGCTCGGCCGCATCGACGGTCACGTCTCGGTCGCCGCGCTCACGAACGACCCGCGATTCATGGAGGACTTGGACGGGCGCGCGGAGAGTTCGTTCAATCCCCAAGACGTGGTCTTCCCGGACTACGACGCCAACCAGTTGCAGGCGATTCTGGAGCGCCGACGCGACGCCTATCAGGAGGGCGTCCTCGAAGACGGTATCATCCCACTGAGTGCGGCGTTCGCGGCCCAAGACCACGGCGACGCCCGGAAAGCTATCGACCTCTTCCGGAAGGCCGGGGAGATAGCCGACCGCCGAGGAGAGGAGACCGTCTGTGAAGAACACGTCCGGGACGCCCAAGAGGAGGCCGAGCGCGACCGCACCCTGACCCAGATGCAGGGACTCTCGACCCAGAAGAAGCTCTCGCTGTACGCGACCGCCAGCGTCGCCGTCCACTCCCAGCGAAACCTGAACGCGGTGCCCAGCACCGTCGCGTACCGGGTCTACCAGTACATCACGGACCTGCTGGACGCCGACGAGAAATCGCGTGACTCGTATCTCCGGTACATGAGCGAGGCCGAGACCTACAACTTCGTCACGTCGGAGAAGCGCGGTCGCGGGTACGGAAGCGGCGTCCACAAGGAGTACACGTTCATCGACGACCCGGAAGTCGTCGCCGAGACCCTACAGGCTGACATCCGACTCGAAGAAGTCGAACGCGACGAGAACCTCATCGAATCGGTCGTCAACTCCCAGATTGCGGACTTCTTCGACGGGGAGTAA
- a CDS encoding orc1/cdc6 family replication initiation protein, translating to MVQSDDLFSREDRIFADKELLEINHLPDDGRIVGRDDEIRSLANALNPALFGQSPSNVLLYGKTGTGKSLCAKHVTRQLVAEAAQDSVTVGEAYVDCAQDTTETQAVQTIASTLDTDTTGISVPDKGISTSTYYKRLWRILDREYDVVIVLLDEIDKLEDDAILMQLSRAGEAGKLDRCKLGTIGISNKIKYKDRMDERVKSSLCEREFVFPPYDATQLRSIMEARGDAFEEGVLGDGTIPLAAAYAAQEHGDARKAIDILRYAGELAQTENDATVREEYVERARNRAENDRFRELVRGATPHSKRVLRALAELSIDHASDRAFRTSRVYTVYERICTQEDSDLLSVRRVRDLLREHAFLDVIERTNRSGGSADGQYTEHRLLEDSEVVVEVLGAE from the coding sequence ATGGTGCAATCCGACGATCTCTTTTCCCGCGAGGACCGCATCTTCGCCGACAAGGAACTCCTCGAAATCAATCACCTTCCCGACGACGGTCGCATCGTCGGCCGTGACGACGAGATTCGGTCTCTCGCGAACGCCCTTAACCCGGCTCTGTTCGGTCAATCACCGAGCAACGTCCTCCTGTACGGGAAGACGGGAACGGGAAAATCGCTCTGTGCGAAGCACGTCACGAGACAACTCGTCGCCGAGGCCGCACAAGATAGCGTCACCGTAGGCGAAGCGTACGTCGATTGTGCGCAAGATACCACCGAGACACAGGCCGTTCAGACAATCGCTTCTACACTCGACACCGACACTACCGGCATCTCGGTCCCTGATAAAGGCATCTCCACTTCTACGTACTACAAGCGACTCTGGCGGATTCTCGACCGGGAGTACGACGTAGTAATCGTTCTCCTCGACGAGATCGACAAACTCGAAGACGACGCCATCCTCATGCAACTCTCACGGGCAGGTGAAGCCGGAAAGCTCGACCGTTGCAAACTCGGTACTATCGGTATCAGCAACAAAATAAAGTACAAAGACCGGATGGACGAACGCGTCAAGTCGAGCCTCTGTGAACGCGAGTTCGTCTTCCCGCCGTACGACGCGACACAACTTCGGTCAATCATGGAGGCCCGTGGCGACGCCTTTGAGGAGGGCGTCTTGGGCGACGGGACGATTCCACTCGCGGCCGCGTACGCGGCGCAGGAACACGGCGACGCTCGGAAGGCAATCGACATCCTCCGGTACGCCGGGGAACTCGCCCAGACGGAAAACGACGCAACGGTCCGCGAGGAGTACGTCGAACGCGCGCGGAACCGCGCGGAGAACGACCGATTCCGCGAACTCGTACGCGGGGCGACGCCGCACTCGAAACGCGTCCTCCGTGCGCTCGCGGAACTTAGTATCGACCACGCTTCCGACCGAGCGTTTCGCACGTCTCGGGTCTACACGGTGTACGAACGGATTTGTACGCAGGAAGATAGCGACCTGCTCTCCGTCCGCCGTGTACGCGACCTTCTCCGTGAACACGCCTTTCTCGACGTTATCGAACGGACAAATCGAAGCGGCGGGAGTGCAGACGGCCAGTACACCGAACATCGCCTCCTCGAAGATTCCGAGGTCGTCGTCGAGGTACTCGGCGCAGAGTGA
- a CDS encoding DUF7519 family protein — MSESPAPRNAVTGERAPGESAPGKSASGESAPDEGGVGDGIAVRRRPTRVSATVAALAAAGGVLLVGGPGRPAVGVLLVGLAVMAVGDELRTRGRRAPSLVALAAGGAVGLAGLAAGVAMAGDLPDVLRVLPGLLGLLALGAGVVPVRGRGSRRLVKIGAGLVLVSVLVAGVFRAAPPGTLVAGAVAAVVAWDLGEHAINVGEQLGRAASTWRTEGTHAAGAGVVGVAALVAANVVDDVGSYDLSLPALALLVVAVVLLSVALHE, encoded by the coding sequence GTGAGCGAGTCGCCCGCGCCGCGCAACGCCGTGACCGGTGAACGCGCGCCCGGCGAGAGTGCGCCCGGCAAGAGTGCGTCCGGCGAGAGCGCGCCCGACGAGGGCGGGGTCGGTGACGGCATCGCGGTCAGGCGGCGACCCACGCGCGTCAGCGCAACAGTCGCCGCGCTCGCCGCCGCCGGAGGAGTCCTACTGGTCGGCGGGCCGGGGCGTCCAGCGGTCGGGGTTCTCCTCGTCGGTCTCGCGGTGATGGCGGTCGGCGACGAACTCCGGACGCGAGGGCGGCGCGCGCCGTCGCTGGTCGCGCTCGCCGCAGGCGGGGCGGTCGGACTCGCCGGACTCGCCGCGGGCGTGGCGATGGCGGGCGACCTGCCGGACGTTCTCAGGGTTCTACCGGGACTGCTCGGCCTCCTCGCGCTCGGTGCCGGAGTGGTCCCGGTGCGCGGGCGGGGGTCGCGCAGACTCGTGAAAATCGGTGCCGGACTCGTCCTCGTGTCGGTTCTGGTCGCCGGGGTCTTCCGGGCAGCACCGCCGGGGACGCTCGTCGCGGGCGCGGTCGCCGCCGTGGTGGCGTGGGACCTCGGCGAACACGCCATCAACGTCGGCGAGCAGTTGGGCCGCGCGGCCTCGACGTGGCGGACCGAGGGGACACACGCCGCCGGGGCGGGGGTGGTCGGCGTCGCCGCGCTGGTGGCGGCGAACGTGGTAGACGACGTGGGGTCCTACGACCTCTCGCTCCCGGCGCTGGCGCTGTTGGTGGTGGCCGTGGTGCTGTTGAGCGTCGCGCTTCACGAGTAA
- a CDS encoding DUF58 domain-containing protein, whose translation MTETRRWRGVVAVTLLVGAVGLVADRPDLVLVSVAGVAFAAYPRLSPEPPESPDLELDRRVSERAPSPGESVDVAVTVRNVGDETLFDCRVVDGVPPALTVTDGSPRYGGPLRPGGEATFEYTVAAEEGKHGFDPATVVVRDASGEYEVETTVAAETEIDCTVAGGAPPRRSLAVADAGDLLTDDGGAGVEFHQTREYRRGDAMSRIDWKRFARAGELTTVEYREERSAAVVLLVDARRSAYRAPEGEPHAVVRSVAAAQRLVGSLLGGRNRVGVAALGREECWLPPDAGTDHETRAVRLLGSHPAFAASPPSDDGEPIADRIARVRRRLSAGTQVTFLTPLCDDGAVTVASTLEAHGHSVTVVSPDATGDETPGRRLAATERANRVAELRRRGVPVLDWGTDDGLAAAVAKAGERGAL comes from the coding sequence ATGACCGAGACCAGACGCTGGCGCGGCGTCGTCGCCGTAACCCTGCTGGTCGGCGCGGTCGGTCTCGTCGCCGACCGACCCGACCTCGTGTTGGTCTCGGTCGCGGGCGTCGCGTTCGCGGCGTACCCGCGGCTCTCGCCCGAACCGCCCGAATCCCCGGACCTCGAACTCGACCGCCGCGTGAGCGAGCGCGCGCCCTCGCCCGGCGAGTCGGTGGACGTGGCCGTCACGGTCCGGAACGTCGGCGACGAGACCCTGTTCGACTGCCGGGTCGTGGACGGCGTGCCGCCCGCGCTGACCGTCACCGACGGCTCGCCGCGGTACGGCGGACCGCTCCGACCCGGCGGGGAGGCCACTTTCGAGTACACCGTCGCGGCCGAGGAGGGCAAGCACGGGTTCGACCCCGCGACGGTGGTGGTCCGGGACGCCAGCGGCGAGTACGAGGTCGAGACCACCGTCGCCGCCGAGACCGAAATCGACTGCACCGTCGCGGGGGGCGCGCCGCCCCGGCGGAGCCTCGCGGTCGCGGACGCGGGCGACCTGCTGACCGACGACGGCGGCGCGGGCGTCGAGTTCCACCAGACCCGCGAGTACCGGCGCGGCGACGCGATGAGCCGCATCGACTGGAAGCGGTTCGCTCGCGCCGGGGAGCTGACGACCGTCGAGTACCGCGAGGAGCGAAGCGCCGCGGTCGTCCTGCTGGTGGACGCCCGCCGGTCGGCCTACCGGGCACCCGAGGGCGAACCCCACGCCGTCGTGCGGAGCGTCGCCGCGGCACAGCGGTTGGTCGGGTCGCTCCTCGGGGGACGCAACCGGGTCGGCGTGGCGGCGCTCGGCCGCGAGGAGTGCTGGCTCCCGCCGGACGCGGGCACCGACCACGAGACGCGCGCGGTTCGACTCCTCGGGTCGCATCCCGCGTTCGCCGCGTCGCCGCCGAGCGACGACGGCGAGCCGATAGCGGACCGAATCGCCCGCGTCCGGCGGCGGTTGAGCGCGGGCACGCAGGTCACGTTCCTGACGCCGCTCTGTGACGACGGCGCGGTGACGGTCGCCAGCACGCTGGAGGCCCACGGCCACAGCGTCACGGTCGTCAGTCCCGACGCGACCGGCGACGAGACGCCGGGGCGGAGGCTCGCGGCGACCGAGCGCGCGAACCGCGTCGCCGAACTCCGGCGGCGCGGGGTTCCGGTCCTCGACTGGGGGACCGACGACGGCCTCGCCGCGGCGGTCGCCAAGGCGGGCGAGCGAGGTGCGCTGTGA
- a CDS encoding helix-turn-helix domain-containing protein: protein MSRDEDDESNCADVPRRPYSLFVRAELAHSELPLSPALARSPGTTARPRSAILDGDRFFVAGLGDRLDAFEEGLAADPTVADPVVVSEFEDRRLYRVRVTAAGRERLDPLESAAAFVHDASGTRDGWTVRMELEDRDALVGFVRNCRAVGIDLDVRRITDTEGVERHHSYGLSAEQERILRTAYERGYYDVPRRVSQTDLADSFGLSTSAVSQHLRRATAELVGNALLPRRGSR from the coding sequence ATGAGTCGGGACGAAGACGACGAGTCGAACTGCGCGGACGTGCCGCGGCGACCCTACTCGCTGTTCGTCCGCGCCGAACTCGCCCACTCGGAGCTACCGCTGTCGCCCGCGCTGGCCCGTTCGCCGGGGACGACCGCCCGCCCGCGCTCGGCGATACTCGACGGCGACCGCTTTTTCGTCGCGGGCCTCGGCGACCGCCTCGACGCGTTCGAGGAGGGCCTCGCCGCGGACCCGACGGTCGCGGACCCGGTGGTCGTCAGCGAGTTCGAGGACCGGCGACTCTACCGCGTGCGAGTGACCGCCGCGGGCCGCGAGCGACTCGACCCGCTGGAGTCGGCCGCGGCGTTCGTCCACGACGCCAGCGGCACCCGCGACGGGTGGACGGTCCGGATGGAACTCGAAGACCGCGACGCGCTCGTCGGGTTCGTCCGGAACTGCCGGGCGGTCGGCATCGACCTCGACGTTCGGCGAATCACCGACACCGAGGGCGTCGAGCGCCACCACAGCTACGGTCTCAGCGCCGAACAGGAGCGCATCCTCCGGACCGCCTACGAACGGGGCTACTACGACGTGCCCCGGCGAGTCTCCCAGACCGACCTCGCCGACTCGTTCGGCCTCTCGACTTCGGCGGTCTCCCAACACCTCCGGCGCGCGACCGCGGAACTGGTCGGCAACGCGCTTTTGCCTCGACGAGGTTCACGGTAG
- a CDS encoding helix-turn-helix transcriptional regulator: MNFDDPDSDPETRQAVEEPIVEYVTTSGARTAVLRTVADGPVSTQSVLDTVSASESAVYGALGELRERDLIRKPDSDAWEPTGLGLAVGEAIAERRRTEEVLRADPEYWKTHDVTALPAQFRATLSRLADAEVVRATDTDPHRAVREVKRRIEAADSVAIVSPIYHDEFVDALGGRSGGSESASDAGESASNAGESASNAEKSASGAGGPSPDASESDLPTDASVRLVLGSAVVEETVDTAGPTDEQLEPLDIRVRPVSFAMTLTDDCLLLSLPNLDGSYDSGTELVAESESAREWGRLLFEHCWRTAAAPDASP; encoded by the coding sequence ATGAACTTTGACGACCCGGACTCGGACCCCGAGACGAGGCAGGCAGTCGAGGAGCCAATCGTCGAGTACGTCACCACGTCCGGAGCGCGGACGGCCGTCCTCCGAACAGTCGCGGACGGGCCGGTCTCCACGCAGTCGGTCCTCGACACCGTCTCGGCGAGCGAGTCGGCGGTCTACGGCGCGCTCGGGGAACTCCGCGAGCGCGACCTGATTCGCAAGCCCGACTCGGACGCGTGGGAACCGACCGGTCTCGGACTGGCGGTTGGCGAGGCCATCGCGGAACGCCGCCGGACCGAGGAGGTACTCCGGGCCGACCCCGAGTACTGGAAGACCCACGACGTGACTGCACTGCCCGCGCAGTTCCGGGCGACGCTCTCCCGACTCGCGGACGCGGAGGTCGTCCGCGCGACCGACACCGACCCCCACCGCGCGGTCCGGGAGGTCAAACGCCGCATCGAGGCGGCCGACTCGGTGGCCATCGTCTCGCCCATCTACCACGACGAGTTCGTGGACGCGCTCGGCGGGCGGTCCGGTGGGAGCGAGTCGGCGTCGGACGCGGGGGAGTCGGCGTCGAACGCGGGGGAGTCGGCGTCGAACGCGGAGAAGTCGGCGTCGGGCGCAGGGGGGCCGTCGCCAGACGCCAGCGAATCGGACCTGCCCACCGACGCGTCGGTCCGGTTGGTCCTCGGGTCCGCGGTCGTCGAGGAGACCGTGGACACTGCGGGACCGACCGACGAGCAACTCGAACCGCTCGACATCCGGGTCCGGCCGGTCTCGTTCGCGATGACGCTGACCGACGACTGTCTGCTCCTCTCGCTCCCGAACCTCGACGGGTCGTACGACTCCGGGACCGAACTCGTCGCCGAGTCGGAGTCGGCCAGAGAGTGGGGTCGTCTCCTCTTCGAACACTGCTGGCGGACCGCCGCCGCCCCCGACGCGTCGCCGTAG
- a CDS encoding helix-turn-helix transcriptional regulator, translated as MTDVRFVSQFAGPESVSSGDRSDSADASESAIEADSDGDRARVVEVADDRERSVETMCDREAAVETMEDRRFTDLRAFERDVLYAVRELERDDEGPKGVAVKEALERRYGDEVNRSRLYQNLTTLADAGLVTKRIKDARTNEYATTRTARLLLARNATRRADTAGLLADEVDALASSAVPES; from the coding sequence ATGACGGACGTGAGGTTCGTCTCGCAGTTCGCCGGTCCGGAGTCTGTCTCGTCGGGAGATCGGTCGGACTCGGCCGACGCTTCGGAGTCCGCAATCGAGGCGGACTCGGATGGGGACCGAGCGCGCGTCGTCGAGGTAGCGGACGACCGAGAACGCTCCGTCGAGACGATGTGCGACCGAGAGGCCGCCGTCGAGACGATGGAAGACCGTCGGTTCACCGACCTCCGGGCCTTCGAGCGCGACGTTCTCTACGCCGTCCGAGAACTGGAGCGCGACGACGAGGGACCGAAGGGAGTCGCGGTCAAGGAGGCGCTCGAACGCCGATACGGCGACGAGGTGAACCGCTCGCGGCTCTACCAGAACCTCACGACCCTCGCAGACGCGGGGTTGGTGACCAAGCGTATCAAGGACGCGCGGACCAACGAGTACGCGACGACGCGAACGGCCCGGCTACTGCTCGCCCGGAACGCGACGCGACGCGCGGACACCGCCGGACTCCTCGCCGACGAGGTGGACGCTCTGGCGTCGAGCGCCGTTCCGGAGTCGTGA